A window of the Opitutaceae bacterium genome harbors these coding sequences:
- a CDS encoding SIS domain-containing protein, whose product MMTFDQSLQKSLETLHALRTIRPAIDAAGDLILETLKTGNKLIACGNGGSAAEAQHLTTELVGRYRSNRRSLPAVALTSDGTLMSCIGNDFGWDQVFVRQFEGIATEGDLLVCLSSSGQSRDLVTVLETARKHGIHSLALLGKGGGACQGLATIEVIIPSDQTASVQEAHLFLIHHFCERIEGAFPA is encoded by the coding sequence ATGATGACTTTTGACCAGAGCCTGCAGAAATCTCTCGAGACACTCCACGCCCTCCGGACGATCCGTCCGGCCATCGACGCCGCCGGAGATCTCATCCTGGAGACCCTGAAAACCGGCAACAAACTGATCGCCTGCGGCAATGGCGGGAGTGCCGCCGAGGCCCAGCACCTGACCACCGAACTGGTGGGACGTTACCGGTCGAACCGGCGATCCCTGCCCGCCGTCGCCCTGACCAGCGACGGAACCCTCATGTCCTGTATTGGGAACGACTTCGGCTGGGACCAGGTTTTCGTCCGCCAATTTGAAGGAATCGCCACTGAGGGCGACCTGCTTGTCTGTCTGAGTTCCAGTGGTCAATCCCGGGACCTGGTCACCGTTCTCGAAACGGCCAGAAAGCACGGCATCCACAGTCTTGCTCTTCTCGGCAAGGGGGGCGGGGCTTGTCAGGGCCTGGCGACGATCGAAGTGATCATCCCGTCGGATCAGACCGCATCTGTCCAGGAGGCCCACCTCTTCCTCATTCACCATTTCTGCGAGCGGATCGAAGGCGCCTTTCCCGCCTAG
- a CDS encoding cysteine desulfurase family protein encodes MAYFDFNATAPLHPVARETWLKTSADAWQNPGSPYRAGARAHARLVESRECLAGLLDCGPERIVFTSGATESDNTVIASVASVSGQNDRIAVSPTEHPAVLEAADRFWGDRVIWLRVDGAGRIDEAHLEEVLVGFRPRLTCIMAANNETGVVAPVVRLAELCRRHGSLMLCDATQWIGKRPLENLRLPDFLVGGAHKFGGPKGVGFLRLPKEGQFSSLIRGGRQENGHRAGTENIPSVAAMTAVLSHLKEEWDCGIPAREETRRDFESSLKGKVPGVCIVSEDAERLWNTVSVIMPHGENTWWARKLDAKDFQVGTGSACSTGEAGPSHVMKAQNIPPDQARRMVRLSSGWSTGPEDWRDLAVLIAELAAEQAAGPVIRIVNSAS; translated from the coding sequence ATGGCCTATTTTGATTTTAATGCCACGGCACCACTGCACCCGGTAGCCCGGGAGACCTGGCTCAAGACATCGGCAGACGCCTGGCAGAATCCGGGGAGTCCCTACCGTGCCGGTGCGCGGGCGCATGCCCGGCTGGTGGAATCGCGTGAATGTCTGGCGGGGTTGCTCGACTGCGGGCCGGAGAGGATTGTCTTCACCTCCGGTGCGACGGAATCCGACAATACCGTCATTGCGAGTGTCGCGTCCGTGAGCGGGCAGAATGATCGGATCGCCGTCTCACCAACCGAGCATCCGGCGGTGCTGGAAGCGGCCGACCGTTTTTGGGGCGACCGGGTGATTTGGCTTCGGGTGGATGGAGCCGGGCGGATCGACGAGGCGCATCTGGAGGAGGTGCTGGTCGGGTTCAGACCTCGGCTGACGTGCATCATGGCCGCGAACAACGAGACGGGTGTGGTGGCACCGGTGGTGCGTTTGGCGGAACTTTGCCGTCGGCACGGATCGCTCATGCTTTGCGACGCCACTCAGTGGATCGGGAAACGACCCCTGGAGAATCTGCGGCTCCCCGACTTCCTGGTTGGCGGGGCCCACAAATTCGGCGGGCCGAAAGGGGTCGGCTTCCTCCGGCTGCCGAAAGAGGGCCAGTTCTCGTCTCTGATACGCGGGGGCAGGCAGGAGAACGGGCATCGGGCCGGAACCGAGAACATCCCCTCGGTCGCCGCGATGACGGCGGTGCTTTCACACCTGAAGGAGGAGTGGGACTGCGGCATCCCGGCAAGGGAGGAGACGAGGCGCGACTTCGAATCCAGTCTGAAGGGGAAGGTGCCGGGGGTTTGCATTGTTTCAGAAGATGCCGAACGGCTCTGGAATACGGTGTCTGTCATCATGCCGCACGGTGAGAACACCTGGTGGGCCCGGAAACTGGACGCGAAGGACTTCCAGGTGGGAACCGGGTCGGCCTGTTCGACGGGAGAGGCCGGCCCTTCACACGTCATGAAGGCCCAGAATATCCCGCCGGATCAGGCCCGAAGGATGGTGCGGTTGAGCAGCGGCTGGTCGACGGGACCCGAGGACTGGCGGGACCTGGCGGTGTTGATCGCGGAACTGGCCGCGGAACAGGCGGCGGGTCCGGTCATCCGAATCGTGAATTCCGCTTCCTGA
- the recF gene encoding DNA replication and repair protein RecF (All proteins in this family for which functions are known are DNA-binding proteins that assist the filamentation of RecA onto DNA for the initiation of recombination or recombinational repair.), which yields MILRRLGIQDFRNITAAGIEFEPGNTFLLGSNGQGKSNLIEAIGFMTALRAFRTHEQKALIRHGEEEAALAYVLESRTRGRTELTIRLRAQGRSVELDGEPVRRFAEVIGQFPTVVFASEDIQLIRGGPANRRRLIDLFLSSLDTGYLRALTRYHRSLRERNALLRKDAADGQLAAFEQVMAPLAAEVFRSRTAVVASLEEALGRFYLGLCGGAEDPRFQFRPDVRTDDEEAWLKVFGDGRARDRQMKSTQRGPQRDDFRLLINGREAQDYASEGQQRGLVLALRFAQIQVIRDRTGAIPIVLADDVLGELDPVRRERFWRHLDPDTQVIASGTTPPEATDPRGWRILGVEDGRFAFALTPGNPFARTATMIPLEDYSEDIIGKVMRGRGISKDQLCRDAGISGDELSGLLRGEPLEAALRKVAPVLELGADQLVVCARKTWYPDQPEKPVGFASANTTFHDMTVNAYVVWDTATREAVIFDSGADSEPLIEVVRTNRLAVKLILLTHSHTDHVIDLPRLVEAVGNPPVWINARESGDEDFPGNAHTFEAGKTFSVSGLSIESVLTNGHSPGGTTYLVKGLDQPLAIVGDSLFAGSMGGSMTAYETGRQNNLKKVLTLPDATILAPGHGPLTTVAQEKLHNPFFAGRI from the coding sequence ATGATCCTGCGACGCCTCGGCATTCAGGACTTCCGCAATATCACAGCGGCCGGGATCGAGTTTGAGCCGGGCAACACATTTCTTCTCGGGTCGAACGGGCAGGGCAAGAGCAACCTGATTGAGGCGATCGGGTTCATGACGGCACTTCGGGCGTTTCGCACCCATGAACAGAAGGCTCTGATTCGACACGGTGAGGAGGAGGCTGCGCTCGCCTACGTGTTGGAGAGCAGGACGCGCGGGAGGACGGAATTGACCATTCGATTGCGGGCCCAGGGGCGGAGCGTGGAACTGGATGGGGAGCCGGTCAGACGCTTTGCGGAGGTCATCGGCCAGTTTCCCACCGTGGTCTTTGCCTCGGAGGACATTCAGCTCATTCGGGGTGGTCCGGCCAATCGTCGGAGGCTGATCGATCTTTTCCTTTCCAGTCTGGACACGGGTTATCTGCGTGCGCTCACGCGGTATCACCGGAGTCTGCGGGAGCGCAATGCGTTGCTCAGAAAGGACGCCGCCGATGGCCAGTTGGCCGCGTTTGAGCAGGTCATGGCGCCGTTGGCGGCGGAGGTCTTCCGATCGAGGACTGCGGTGGTGGCCTCTTTGGAGGAGGCATTGGGCCGCTTTTATCTGGGCTTGTGCGGGGGGGCGGAGGATCCCCGGTTTCAGTTTCGTCCCGATGTCCGGACGGACGACGAGGAGGCATGGTTGAAGGTCTTCGGCGATGGCCGAGCCCGGGACCGGCAGATGAAATCGACCCAGAGGGGCCCTCAGCGCGACGATTTCCGATTGCTGATCAACGGACGCGAGGCGCAGGATTACGCCTCGGAGGGACAGCAGCGCGGCCTGGTGCTGGCCCTCCGGTTTGCGCAGATCCAGGTCATCCGCGACCGGACGGGGGCCATTCCCATTGTCCTGGCCGACGATGTCCTGGGCGAGCTGGATCCCGTGCGCCGCGAACGTTTCTGGCGTCATCTGGATCCGGATACGCAGGTCATCGCCTCGGGCACGACCCCTCCAGAGGCGACGGATCCCCGGGGGTGGCGGATTCTCGGGGTCGAGGACGGCCGGTTTGCTTTTGCTTTGACGCCGGGCAATCCGTTCGCGAGAACCGCGACCATGATACCTCTTGAAGATTACTCCGAGGACATCATCGGGAAGGTGATGCGTGGCCGGGGGATTTCGAAAGACCAGCTCTGTCGTGATGCCGGCATCTCAGGCGACGAGTTGAGCGGACTGCTGCGGGGGGAGCCACTGGAGGCTGCCCTGCGCAAGGTGGCTCCGGTTCTTGAGCTTGGTGCGGATCAGCTCGTGGTATGCGCCAGGAAGACCTGGTATCCGGATCAGCCGGAGAAACCCGTTGGGTTCGCCTCGGCCAATACCACCTTTCACGATATGACGGTCAACGCCTATGTGGTCTGGGACACGGCGACGCGCGAGGCGGTCATCTTCGATTCGGGGGCGGATTCCGAGCCCTTGATCGAGGTTGTCCGGACGAACCGGCTGGCGGTGAAGCTGATCCTGCTGACTCATTCCCACACCGATCATGTGATCGACCTTCCCAGGCTGGTCGAGGCGGTCGGGAATCCTCCTGTCTGGATCAATGCCCGGGAAAGCGGCGATGAGGATTTTCCCGGGAACGCCCACACCTTTGAGGCCGGAAAGACCTTCTCGGTGAGCGGTCTGTCGATTGAGTCTGTCTTGACGAACGGTCATTCCCCCGGAGGCACGACCTACCTGGTCAAGGGGCTCGATCAGCCGCTGGCCATCGTAGGCGATTCGCTCTTCGCCGGGTCGATGGGCGGGAGCATGACTGCTTACGAAACGGGCCGTCAGAACAATCTCAAAAAGGTCCTGACCCTGCCGGATGCGACCATCCTGGCGCCGGGACATGGTCCGCTCACGACGGTCGCCCAGGAAAAGTTGCACAACCCGTTCTTTGCGGGCCGAATCTGA
- a CDS encoding NAD(P)-dependent oxidoreductase, with protein MSEKIGFVGVGRMGANMARRLKDCGYEISAVYDVFPESAAKLAAEIGAKHCAALPEVTALADIIFTVVTDEAAMLEIFGGEDSLLVGAAGKLFVNCATISPATHILVEQAAHRAGAQTMEACMASSIPQARQGTLYLMVGGSKENVARIETILTKLSSSMRHVGGTGEAAKVKALVNMVMNINTAGLAEGLGLGDALGLDLTMLREVFSETGANSNVLRTDGEDMQNRDFACFFSAEHAAKDSRIAYELAVTSGLTLPLARVTKEQFEKMVQIGLGGLDKSGIAELTFKGRHET; from the coding sequence ATGTCGGAAAAAATCGGATTTGTCGGAGTGGGACGGATGGGCGCAAACATGGCCCGCCGTCTCAAGGATTGTGGCTACGAAATCAGCGCTGTTTATGACGTGTTTCCGGAGTCTGCAGCCAAGCTGGCGGCGGAGATCGGTGCGAAGCACTGTGCCGCTCTCCCGGAGGTGACCGCTTTGGCGGACATCATCTTCACGGTGGTCACGGACGAGGCGGCCATGCTGGAGATTTTCGGTGGCGAGGACAGTCTCCTGGTGGGCGCGGCGGGCAAACTTTTTGTGAATTGTGCGACGATATCCCCGGCCACCCATATTCTGGTCGAACAGGCGGCGCATAGAGCCGGTGCCCAGACGATGGAGGCCTGCATGGCCTCGAGTATCCCGCAGGCTCGCCAGGGCACGCTCTACCTGATGGTTGGCGGGTCGAAGGAGAACGTGGCGAGGATCGAGACGATCCTGACCAAGCTCTCTTCGTCGATGCGGCACGTGGGCGGAACCGGTGAGGCGGCCAAGGTCAAGGCCCTCGTCAATATGGTGATGAACATCAACACGGCGGGCCTGGCCGAAGGTTTGGGGCTCGGTGATGCCCTTGGGCTGGACCTGACCATGCTGCGCGAGGTATTCTCGGAGACCGGTGCCAATTCCAATGTTCTCAGAACGGACGGAGAAGACATGCAGAATCGCGATTTCGCGTGCTTTTTCTCAGCCGAACATGCGGCCAAGGACAGCCGGATCGCGTACGAACTGGCCGTCACCTCGGGGCTGACACTTCCGCTTGCCCGGGTGACGAAGGAGCAGTTTGAGAAGATGGTGCAGATCGGGCTGGGCGGACTCGACAAATCCGGCATTGCGGAATTGACCTTCAAAGGTCGTCACGAGACCTGA
- a CDS encoding sulfite exporter TauE/SafE family protein, protein MSFEAWQWSLLVLGAVTIGMAKTGIPGLGIMFVAIFANIMPAKTATGLVLPMLILADVVAVFFYRRHAVIKYVIKLFPWTAAGVVLGTVALAYVDNQEARLMVGIILIVMISLHVVKEWGQAGRKLESEVVDHAVWFAPLMGIVAGFTTQVANAAGPVMILYLLAMRLPKMEFMGTGAIFFLALNVFKVPFMVGLDMITLDSLTINLLLAPAILLGTLLGRLVIQRINQKAFQNLAIGLAFVASIKLLF, encoded by the coding sequence TTGAGTTTTGAAGCCTGGCAGTGGTCGCTGCTCGTTCTGGGGGCAGTCACGATCGGGATGGCCAAAACGGGCATACCCGGTCTGGGCATCATGTTCGTGGCCATTTTCGCCAATATCATGCCGGCGAAGACGGCCACCGGGCTGGTCCTGCCGATGCTCATCCTGGCTGATGTCGTCGCGGTGTTCTTTTACCGTCGTCACGCGGTGATCAAGTACGTGATCAAGCTCTTCCCCTGGACGGCGGCCGGGGTTGTTCTGGGGACCGTCGCCCTGGCCTACGTGGACAACCAGGAGGCGCGCCTCATGGTCGGCATCATCCTGATCGTGATGATCAGTCTGCATGTCGTGAAAGAGTGGGGACAGGCCGGTCGCAAGCTGGAGAGCGAGGTGGTCGATCATGCGGTCTGGTTCGCCCCTCTTATGGGGATCGTCGCGGGTTTCACCACCCAGGTGGCCAACGCCGCGGGACCGGTCATGATTCTCTACCTTCTGGCCATGCGGTTGCCGAAGATGGAATTCATGGGCACAGGTGCGATCTTCTTTCTCGCGCTCAACGTATTCAAGGTACCCTTCATGGTCGGGCTCGACATGATCACGCTCGACAGCCTGACCATCAACCTGCTCCTCGCCCCGGCCATCCTTCTGGGTACGCTGCTTGGAAGGCTTGTCATCCAGCGGATCAACCAGAAGGCCTTCCAGAATCTTGCAATCGGGCTGGCCTTTGTGGCCTCGATCAAGTTGCTTTTCTAG
- a CDS encoding crossover junction endodeoxyribonuclease RuvC — translation MARMTSRQLWAAKLAGKAMPGRVVDLPSAVRRPFNGRILGVDPSLRGTGLAVVEFRPGASPLLLHCRTLLMKKTVSMPECLAGIYRGIAEALDTHSVEHVALEQTIYVQNFQTAQILGAARGAAIAAAAVAGKAVFEYPPLRVKQAVVGVGRASKEQMARTVMAMLGHGATLAYDEADAVGVALCHAFTWRETGV, via the coding sequence ATGGCACGGATGACATCCCGCCAACTCTGGGCGGCCAAGCTGGCGGGCAAGGCCATGCCGGGACGGGTGGTCGATCTGCCTTCAGCCGTCCGGCGTCCCTTCAACGGGAGAATTCTCGGGGTGGATCCGAGCCTTCGGGGGACGGGGTTGGCGGTGGTGGAATTTCGCCCGGGCGCGTCCCCGCTCCTGCTGCATTGCCGGACGTTGTTGATGAAGAAGACGGTTTCGATGCCGGAGTGCCTTGCGGGAATTTACCGCGGAATCGCCGAGGCCCTTGACACCCACTCGGTTGAGCACGTTGCCCTGGAACAGACGATCTATGTGCAGAACTTTCAGACCGCCCAGATTCTGGGGGCAGCCCGGGGGGCGGCCATTGCGGCGGCCGCGGTGGCCGGGAAGGCCGTTTTTGAGTATCCGCCGCTCCGGGTGAAGCAGGCGGTCGTCGGGGTGGGGCGGGCGAGCAAGGAGCAGATGGCCCGGACTGTCATGGCCATGCTCGGTCATGGTGCCACCCTTGCCTACGACGAGGCTGACGCGGTCGGCGTGGCCCTTTGCCATGCCTTCACCTGGCGCGAGACCGGGGTTTGA